The genomic DNA CACGAGGTAGACGCCGAGCACGAACCCGATGAACAGGCCGACGACGGGGATCACGAAGAACCCGACGATGGCGCAGACGGCCCCGGCCAGGAGCGTGCGGGTCGGCACACCCGCAGCGCGCATCCGGCGTGACGGCACGAGGTACTGCACGGTCCAGCCGAAGACGGCGATCGCCAGGCAGATGCCGAAGAACACCCAGGCGGTGCGGTCACCGCGGTCGGCGGCCCACAGGAGCACTCCGCCCATCGTGAGCAGCAGACCGGGCAGGACGGGGATGACCAGCCCGACGATCCCGGCGGCGATGAGAACGGCAGCGGCGACCGTCACGAGCTCCATGGCGGAAAACCTAGCGGGCCGTCGTCGGACAGCAGAACCCCCACGCGGCCGGAGCGGCGTGGGGGTTCTGGGACGGGAGTGGGGCCGAGAGGTCAGACCTCCTGCGGTGCGGCCTCGGGCGTCTCGTGCAGGCGGTCGCTCTCGTCGACGACCTCCTCGGCGATGGCGCGGAGCTTGTCGAGGTGCTCGCGCCCGTGGTGGGCGCAGAACAGCAGCTCGCTGCCGCCGGTGAGGCGCGCGCGGATGAAGGCCTGAGCGCCGCAACGATCGCAGCGGTCCGCCAAAGTCAGGGTGGGGGCAAGAGCGGTCGTCATGTCTGCCATCCTCTCGTCCTGGCGCCGAGACGCCAATGCGGTCGAAGCCCCGAGGGGCCGTACTTCCTGGACGATCCAGGCGGCGGATTCGTTGCATCCGATGCCCGTGCCGTCGTCTCGGAAGTGCCAACAGTGAAGCACGCCAGGCGATTCCCGTGCCGCACCTTCTCAGGGTGTGGCGCACGTCATTTGCCACTGATCCGCCGGGATCGGCGGGGTGTCGCGCCGGTCCGTTCGCTGCGAGCAGAACGGCCGTCGGCTTCTCGGAGAGCCTGCGACCGCGTGTCGGCGCGGGCGGCTAGCCTTCCCACGACGCAAGCCGCGTCCTTCCCTGATCTCTCGCAGGAGCTCCATCCGTGGCCATCACCACCACGACCCGTCCGGCCGACTACAGCGCTCGTCACCTTCAGGTCCTGGAGGGCCTGGAGGCGGTCCGCAAGCGACCGGGCATGTACATCGGCTCGACGGACACCCGTGGGCTGATGCACTGCCTCTGGGAGATCATCGACAACGCGGTCGACGAGGCGCTGGCCGACCGCGGCGACCACGTGACCGTGGTCCTGCACGCGGACGGCTCGGTCTCGGTCGCCGACCGTGGTGCCGGCATCCCCGTCGACATCGAGCCTCGTACGGGCCTCACCGGTGTCGAGGTCGTGTTCACCAAGCTGCACGCCGGCGGCAAGTTCGGCGGCGGGTCCTACACCGCCTCCGGTGGTCTGCACGGTGTGGGCGCCTCGGTGGTCAACGCGCTGTCGGCCCGTCTGGACGTCGAGGTCGACCGTGCCGGCAAGACCTACGCGATGAGCTTCCGTCGCGGTGAGCCGGGCGTCTTCCACGACCCGAAGGACGGCCCGAGCCCCGACGCGGAGTTCGAGCCGTTCACCGCCGGGAGCGAGCTGCGGGTCATCGGCAAGGCCAAGCGCGGTGTCACCGGCACGCGCATCCGCTACTGGTCGGACCACCAGATCTTCCTCAAGGACGCGGGCTTCGACTACGACGGGCTCATCACCCGGGCGCGGCAGACGTCGTTCCTGATCCCCGGGCTCACTCTGGTGATCCGCGACGAGCGCGGCCTGCCCGGCACGCCGGGGGAGGACGGTCCGCACGAGGAGGTCTTCCAGCACGACGGCGGCATCAGCGAGTTCGCCGAGTTCCTCGCCGCCGACCCGGCGCTGACCGACGTGTGGCGCCTGGAGGGTGAGGGCACGTTCACCGAGACCGTGCCGGTGCTGGACTCCAAGGGCCACATGACCCCGACCGAGGTCGAGCGCACCTGCGGCGTGGACATCGCCCTGCGCTGGGGCAACGGCTACGACACGCACGTGCGCTCGTTCGTCAACATCATCGCCACGCCCAAGGGCGGCACCCACCAGACCGGGTTCGACCAGGCGCTGATGAAGGTGTTCCGCAAGCAGCTCGAGGTCAATGCCCGGCGGCTGAAGGTCGGCAACGACAAGGTCGAGAAGGACGACATCCTCGCCGGGCTCACTGCGGTCGTGACCGTGCGGCTCGCCGAGCCCCAGTTCGAGGGCCAGACCAAGGAGGTCCTCGGCACCTCGGCCGTGCGCCAGATCGTGTCCAAGGTCGTCGAGTCGCAGCTGACCGCGCGCCTGACCTCGACCAAGCGTGACGACAAGGCGCAGTCGGCCCAGCTGCTGGAGAAGGTCGTCGCCGAGATGAAGTCGCGCATCTCCGCGCGCCAGCACAAGGAGACCCAGCGCCGCAAGACCGCGCTGGAGTCGTCCTCGCTGCCGGGCAAGCTCAAGGACTGCCGCAGCTCAGACACCGACCGCACCGAGCTGTTCATCGTCGAGGGCGACAGCGCGCTCGGCACCGCCAAGGACGCCCGCAGGTCCGACTTCCAGGCGCTGCTGCCGATCCGGGGCAAGATCCTCAACGTCCAGAAGGCCTCGGTCGGCGACATGCTCAAGAACGCCGAGTGCGCCGCGATCATCCAGGTCATCGGCGCGGGCTCGGGGCGTTCGTTCGACCTGGACATGGCCCGCTACGGCAAGGTCATCCTGATGACCGACGCCGACGTCGACGGCGCCCACATCCGCACCCTGCTGCTCACGCTGTTCTTCCGCTACATGCGTCCGCTGGTCGAGGCCGGCCGGGTGTACGCCGCGGTGCCGCCGCTGCACCGCATCCAGACGACCGCCAGCGGCCGGGCCAAGGGCGAGACGATCTACACCTACTCCGAGCAGGAGATGCGCCGCACGGTCGCGGGGCTGCAGAAGAAGGGCCGCACGATCAAGCAGCCGATGCAGCGCTACAAGGGTCTGGGTGAGATGGACGCCCACCAGCTGGCCGAGACCACCATGGACCCCCGCCACCGCACGCTGCGCCGCGTCACGATGGCCGACGC from Luteipulveratus halotolerans includes the following:
- a CDS encoding DUF7455 domain-containing protein is translated as MTTALAPTLTLADRCDRCGAQAFIRARLTGGSELLFCAHHGREHLDKLRAIAEEVVDESDRLHETPEAAPQEV
- a CDS encoding DNA gyrase/topoisomerase IV subunit B — encoded protein: MAITTTTRPADYSARHLQVLEGLEAVRKRPGMYIGSTDTRGLMHCLWEIIDNAVDEALADRGDHVTVVLHADGSVSVADRGAGIPVDIEPRTGLTGVEVVFTKLHAGGKFGGGSYTASGGLHGVGASVVNALSARLDVEVDRAGKTYAMSFRRGEPGVFHDPKDGPSPDAEFEPFTAGSELRVIGKAKRGVTGTRIRYWSDHQIFLKDAGFDYDGLITRARQTSFLIPGLTLVIRDERGLPGTPGEDGPHEEVFQHDGGISEFAEFLAADPALTDVWRLEGEGTFTETVPVLDSKGHMTPTEVERTCGVDIALRWGNGYDTHVRSFVNIIATPKGGTHQTGFDQALMKVFRKQLEVNARRLKVGNDKVEKDDILAGLTAVVTVRLAEPQFEGQTKEVLGTSAVRQIVSKVVESQLTARLTSTKRDDKAQSAQLLEKVVAEMKSRISARQHKETQRRKTALESSSLPGKLKDCRSSDTDRTELFIVEGDSALGTAKDARRSDFQALLPIRGKILNVQKASVGDMLKNAECAAIIQVIGAGSGRSFDLDMARYGKVILMTDADVDGAHIRTLLLTLFFRYMRPLVEAGRVYAAVPPLHRIQTTASGRAKGETIYTYSEQEMRRTVAGLQKKGRTIKQPMQRYKGLGEMDAHQLAETTMDPRHRTLRRVTMADAEAAEHVFGLLMGSDVAPRRDFIVSSAGDLDRERIDV
- a CDS encoding DUF456 domain-containing protein, whose amino-acid sequence is MELVTVAAAVLIAAGIVGLVIPVLPGLLLTMGGVLLWAADRGDRTAWVFFGICLAIAVFGWTVQYLVPSRRMRAAGVPTRTLLAGAVCAIVGFFVIPVVGLFIGFVLGVYLVEHLRLRSTAAAWSATKIALRGVLLSIGIELAAACLVAATWVVGLLVTR